The Rubripirellula amarantea genome includes the window TGCTGACGTCGATCCCAATCATTTCGCCCGTTGCCAGCCCCAGGTGCGGACGCGCGACGACAAGGACGTCTTCGGCGTCGACGTGCTCGAGCGTAAAGCTGGCAACGATCGTTCCGTTGTCCATCGCATCGGGTTGGAAGGCGCCTATGATCGCGCGGACATTCTTCAGCTTGCCCACCGAATCAGTGATGAGAATGCGTTTGGTCTTTTCAAAAACTGCCGGCGTCGTCATCAATTGCAATGCCGTCAGTTCAGCGATCGCGTCTTCGGGCTTCAGTTCTCCCAACGGGAAAATGCACTTGACGACGTCATGATCGGGTTGCGAATCGAGTTCATCTGGTTCAACCAGCTTGGCGAGTGCGTCGAGCTGTTGCATGCTTCGCGGGTCTGCCAGATTCACAACCGACATCAGCTTGCCCGACCGAACGATGGTGAAGCCTTGGGGCAAGAGAAACAGGTTCACTCGGTCGATCGCGGTTTGCGGAGTGAACGCGTTCGAGTCTTGATAGGTGAAGCTGCCAGTAGGAAGATCGCTGATGTGCAGCGCCGAACCGGATTGTTCAGCCAACCATTCAATCACGTCTCGCCAAGCGGTGCCTTGAAACGAGAACCGAATCTCGGGTTCGTCGGCGCGAGCGGGTGAACAAAACACGAGTGAAGCGAATAACGCGAGGGCGGTTAGCGTCGTGAAATGACGAAATCGCGAGGGGGTTCCAAGGGACATGCCGGCGAGAACCAATTCGAAGGAGGGATTTATGGCGGGGGCGGCCTCGAACGACCGCTCAGACAGTATGATCGATTAGCCAGTCGTGTGCAGAGCTGTTTTGTTACAAATTGTCACCTTCCCAGACGCAAAACCTTCCGTTTTCTCATACCCACAAAGCTATCGATGTTGAACCGACGAAACTTCTTCACGGCAACCGCTGCATCCGCCACGGCGGCCACCTTGCTATCGAACGATACCGCTGAAGCCGATTCGTCGCGGCCTTTCCCTGTAACGTTTGCCCTGAACACAAGCACTCTACGTGGCCAGCAACTTTCGGTGCCTGAGCAGATCGATGTTGCTGCGGACGCAGGTTACGACGGAATCGAACCGTGGATTCGTGATGTCCGCGGATTCGTCGAAGGTGGTGGCAAGGTTTCAGATTTGAAGAAGCAACTCGATGATCGCAAATTGAAGGTGGTTAGCGCGATAGGGTTTGCGAATTGGATTGTGGATGACGACAAGGCTCGCGCAGCGGGACTCGACGAGGCTCGTCGCGATATGCAATTGGTGCGAGAGCTTGGGGGGAACCATATCGCGGCTCCACCGATCGGCGCCCATCAACCAGGTCTGCCTCAACCATCGCTGCCGGTGATCGCCCAGCGGTATCGCGCCTTGTGCGAAGTGGGCGACGAGATGGCTGTGTATCCGCAATTGGAACTTTGGGGCTTTTCACCAACACTGCACACGTTGGGTGAACTTGCTTACGTTTCAACTGCGGCGGCCCACGCGAAAGCTTGTGTGCTGCCCGACTTCTATCACATCTACAAAGGCGGAAACGATTTTGAATCGTTAGGCATGATCGAAGCGTCCAAGATGCATTGCTTTCACATCAACGATTATCCAGCGGAACCGGGACTCGATACGATCGCCGATAAAGACCGGGTGTTTCCCGGCGATGGCGTTTGTGACTTGCCCAACATTATCCAGCGATTGGTCAACAACGGCTTTCAAGGCGTGTTCTCGTTGGAGCTGTTCAATCCCGAGTATTGGAAACGCGACGCGTTGGAAGTCGCCACCGAAGGATTGAATAAATCCAAAGCGGTGGTGCTTAAGGCAATTAGCTGACAATTGTCAAAATGATCTGGTCAAAGTCGCTGGCGTAACGCCCTTGCCAACGGCGTCATCGTCATGATCGGTCGATGTGAAACCTTGCGCGGACGAACAAAAACCATTCGCGTGGACCAAGCCGCACAAACGGTACGGCTTACCGCGAATTGGTTCAGAGCAGCTTGAGACTTTTTTCAGGTGCTAATTTTGGCGTGGGACCGGGCCGATACCGTAGCAGCCTGAGGGATCCATCACCGGTTCGAGCGACAAACCACACGTCACTTTTGCCACAGTCCAACCTGCTGGACTCACCGGAACGTCCCCCCTCATGGTCTTTCTTAACGCGAGTCGTCCTGGGTCGCATAACAAACCATACAGTTGACGGTACCTATGATTGGTCTGACGCCAAAGTCGATGGACTTCGCCACCCTATGCGTTCAAATCGAAGAACGTTTGTGCGAGATTGGATCTTTGATCTCTGGGCAGTTTCCGATGACTCAGCGAGAAGTGATCCGAGCTGGCAAGGTTGCGGGAGTCTACTTTTGCGTCCATGGACCTCGAAGCGTGAAACTAACCGCGATCTGCGACTTCCATAAAAAGCAGGTCATCTTCTACGGCAGCGACGGAATTCGCCGCGAAAGCATGCCGACGTCATTTCGCCCCAACTCGATGATGACTCCAGCGGCATAGCCAGGGAAATCACGGTAGAGCGTCGGATCTCGATATAGATTCGTATCTGCGGCATCGCCCGAATTCACTGAGCTGGCTCGAAAAGCGATCACAACGGCCCGGTGGCTCGGGTGCCTTGATGATCCAAGCGGTGCTTTTTTCCCGACCCAACGCATGTCGCCGGTACAGGCCGAAATAGCCTCAGCCGGCAACGCAATTCGTTCGCTTTCACGAACGGCTCAAGGCCGATGGCGAATGTGCCGATTATTCCGTCTGGAGGGCGGAGGACGCGTGCGCTCGGTGGAATCAGCGCTGCGATCTCCTGAACATTCATTGGACAGGAATTGGATAAACATGCGCAGGTCGTTGAAAAGCATATTCGTCGTTGTAGGCAGTCTCACCATTGCCGCCACCGTAGCCCAGAACGCATCCGCGCAGCGCCCGGTCGTGCCCGGTACTGGATCCGAAATTGTCGGCGTTGCGGATGACTTCGAGGATCCCAATTGGGCCT containing:
- a CDS encoding sugar phosphate isomerase/epimerase family protein → MNTSTLRGQQLSVPEQIDVAADAGYDGIEPWIRDVRGFVEGGGKVSDLKKQLDDRKLKVVSAIGFANWIVDDDKARAAGLDEARRDMQLVRELGGNHIAAPPIGAHQPGLPQPSLPVIAQRYRALCEVGDEMAVYPQLELWGFSPTLHTLGELAYVSTAAAHAKACVLPDFYHIYKGGNDFESLGMIEASKMHCFHINDYPAEPGLDTIADKDRVFPGDGVCDLPNIIQRLVNNGFQGVFSLELFNPEYWKRDALEVATEGLNKSKAVVLKAIS